The following DNA comes from Synechococcales cyanobacterium T60_A2020_003.
CGTGAGACCCACAGGTCGGACAGGTCATCTCGATGGTCATGCGCTGGTCTCCCCGCTTATTGTGGTGGTGTAGCCTAATGTTCCTCTGTCCCGTGCATTAATGCACTACCCTCGTTCGCACTTAGATACGCCCTAGTTTAGGGATAACCTAGCAACGGTATCCAATGTCAGGTCTCTTGAACAAAGATTTCTACAGAACCTGAAAGGTTGCTTAGGGCGGAGTGCAGGGGTGAAACTCCTACGGAGGAGCAAAGCCTCCATACTCCATATCGCATACGGAATCCGATTCACAAAGTAGCACTATTTCAGAAATCTCTCCCAACCTCCCCCTACCCTGCGGCAAGCCGCTTCACGTCTAGGGCAAGGGGAGGTGCCGTCAAACGGTGGGGTTAAGTGCCACCAAAATGTCCATGTCCTAGGCTAGCTGGCAACAGCTATAGCAGGATTTCGTATCAATCGTTTTGAGAGTTGCTATATCCAAAATTTTGGCTACAGTCGCTTTTCTAAGTACTGTCCAATCATCTGCTGTTCGCCCAAACGCGAAATGATTGTTTGGCGAGTGCGATAGTGCGTACCAATCAGTTTGAGTTCTTCTTCAAAAACTGAGCCATTGTACTCTGTACGCAAACAAAGGGTTTCTGGGTTGGTGAAATAATAAGCGGCTGTGACCGGGTTAGGCGTTGCAAAGCCGCGATCGCGATATAAAAGTGAACCATGGGCGCCAAACAATGTAGAACCTCTAGACTGCCGCCGCCCCGAGATTGAATCGACGCTATCCCAAGACACCTCTGCCCCGCAGGTCATGATCAGTTCATCAGAGATCTCGTGAAGTTGGGCTAACTCAATCAACTCTGGACAGCCTTGCTCCAAAAAGCGGATCTGGATCTGGCTGACCATTTCCTTGGCATCGCCATCCGGCAGGGTGTAGTAACGACGTTCAGACCGCCATTGCCCTGAGGACCGTCGGAAGAAGTGTGCAATTAATGGGTCACCAATTGTTTCCGCGAGACGAGAGGTTACGGTCACAGGCAATATCCTTTTACAGAGGGACTGTCCTTTGGTGGATAGCGTCAAAGGGATGGCGCACAACAGTGGGTTCACCGCTTCACGATAGCCAACGCACCAAAAGGCTTGCTTTATCTTTTAGTTAATATAATTTAACAGTTCTGTGTCCATGGTAACAGCACACCCGTGGGAGCTTGGGTAACAACTCGATCTAGATGTTGGGTATGAAGTGGTACGTCAGTAGGATAAAACGCCAAGATCTAGGGTGAGAACTATTTTGAGCGTAGATGCAATCATGCTCATGCCGAATCCGGT
Coding sequences within:
- a CDS encoding phycobiliprotein lyase, giving the protein MTVTSRLAETIGDPLIAHFFRRSSGQWRSERRYYTLPDGDAKEMVSQIQIRFLEQGCPELIELAQLHEISDELIMTCGAEVSWDSVDSISGRRQSRGSTLFGAHGSLLYRDRGFATPNPVTAAYYFTNPETLCLRTEYNGSVFEEELKLIGTHYRTRQTIISRLGEQQMIGQYLEKRL